The following are encoded together in the Cohaesibacter gelatinilyticus genome:
- a CDS encoding LysR family transcriptional regulator → MDSFQRALIFKAVIENGTMAAAARIMNVSPSVISKRVAELEAEMGVQLLRRTTRRITLTEAGNNFYQRMISLHGQWQTLLDETQDLGQNPRGRLILAAPSPLLNRVLLPVLGPFLRANPGIDIELKSTTHAALPLAGVDLSLARKIDNFDSIAYVGQRLCRYYNQLFASPAYLAETISLTEGNDLRSHKCLLYGENTKTTTWSFDCETKIDVTGQLSSNNTEALIAAACQGQGIVYVPELIIQEEIKRGELVPVLSDFKSKPFEMWFYYQKLDFVPLKLRVLIDFLKKQW, encoded by the coding sequence ATGGACTCATTTCAGCGCGCCCTGATTTTTAAAGCAGTTATAGAAAATGGCACGATGGCAGCAGCTGCACGTATCATGAATGTCAGCCCGTCTGTTATCAGCAAACGAGTCGCCGAACTTGAAGCTGAGATGGGAGTACAATTGTTAAGACGAACGACTCGTCGCATTACTCTGACCGAAGCGGGAAACAATTTTTACCAGCGCATGATTTCCCTGCATGGCCAATGGCAAACCTTATTGGATGAAACACAAGATTTGGGGCAAAATCCTCGTGGCCGTCTGATACTCGCGGCTCCCTCCCCCTTATTGAATAGGGTTTTACTGCCTGTGCTTGGGCCATTTCTGAGGGCAAACCCGGGTATTGATATCGAATTGAAATCTACGACGCACGCAGCATTGCCATTAGCAGGTGTTGATCTCTCTCTAGCCCGGAAAATTGATAACTTTGATTCCATCGCTTATGTGGGACAGCGGTTATGTCGATATTACAATCAGCTTTTTGCCAGCCCTGCTTATCTGGCAGAAACCATATCATTGACCGAAGGCAATGACCTTCGATCACATAAATGCTTGTTATATGGCGAAAATACCAAGACAACGACCTGGTCCTTTGATTGTGAAACCAAAATCGATGTTACCGGACAACTTTCAAGCAACAATACAGAAGCCTTGATTGCCGCAGCTTGCCAAGGGCAAGGGATTGTCTATGTTCCGGAGCTGATTATTCAAGAGGAAATCAAAAGAGGTGAATTGGTTCCTGTTCTCAGCGATTTTAAAAGCAAACCTTTTGAAATGTGGTTTTATTATCAGAAGCTCGATTTTGTTCCGTTGAAACTTCGCGTGCTGATTGATTTTCTAAAGAAGCAATGGTGA